Proteins encoded in a region of the Cytobacillus pseudoceanisediminis genome:
- a CDS encoding 8-oxo-dGTP diphosphatase, whose protein sequence is MNWKEIEHQMYTMCMVADGDQILLIKRPDYKGFPGYLAPGGKVEFPESITDAAKREVLEETGLHVKNIIFKGWDEYVNPQMNVRYMVFNYLADSFEGRLLADPPEGELQWVSRQDARDLPMQDWFKRKLPLFFKEGTFEIHSVWDEEHNTEGTSKTRVFTKI, encoded by the coding sequence ATGAACTGGAAAGAAATCGAACATCAGATGTACACGATGTGCATGGTTGCAGACGGAGATCAGATCCTCCTCATAAAACGCCCGGATTATAAAGGCTTCCCTGGCTATCTCGCACCAGGCGGAAAAGTAGAGTTTCCCGAGAGCATTACGGACGCAGCAAAACGCGAAGTGCTTGAGGAGACCGGGCTGCACGTCAAAAATATTATTTTTAAAGGCTGGGATGAGTACGTAAACCCCCAGATGAATGTCCGCTACATGGTATTTAATTATCTGGCAGACTCCTTTGAAGGAAGACTTCTTGCGGATCCTCCTGAAGGAGAATTGCAGTGGGTTTCGAGACAAGATGCAAGGGACCTTCCCATGCAGGATTGGTTCAAGAGAAAGCTGCCGCTTTTTTTCAAAGAAGGGACTTTTGAGATCCATTCAGTTTGGGATGAAGAGCACAACACAGAAGGAACAAGCAAGACAAGGGTTTTTACTAAGATTTAA
- a CDS encoding GNAT family N-acetyltransferase, translating into MIEDTALKVKIRPIQEEDLPILWDYIYGTDNPEWKRWDAPYFPLEHKDFETYKQEFLQKAEEYLPSSMVIAASEKVIGIVGYYWEHRDSNWLEAGIVIHNPEYWNGGYGTEALTLWVDFLFSSLPLARVGITTWSGNKRMMKAAEKIGMQLEGKMRKCRIVNGKYYDSIRMGILREEWEEKVINKK; encoded by the coding sequence ATGATCGAAGATACAGCCCTAAAGGTGAAGATTCGTCCCATACAGGAAGAGGATTTGCCTATTTTATGGGACTATATTTACGGAACAGACAACCCTGAGTGGAAAAGATGGGATGCTCCCTATTTTCCTCTTGAGCATAAAGACTTTGAAACATATAAACAGGAATTCCTCCAAAAGGCAGAAGAATATCTGCCTAGCAGCATGGTAATTGCAGCGTCGGAAAAAGTAATCGGCATTGTGGGATACTACTGGGAGCATCGAGATTCTAATTGGCTTGAAGCAGGAATTGTAATTCACAATCCCGAGTATTGGAATGGGGGTTATGGAACAGAGGCTCTTACTCTGTGGGTGGACTTTCTATTTTCCTCTCTTCCGCTTGCCCGGGTAGGTATTACCACCTGGTCAGGCAACAAAAGAATGATGAAAGCCGCTGAAAAGATCGGCATGCAGCTTGAAGGTAAAATGCGGAAATGCCGGATTGTTAATGGGAAGTATTATGATAGCATCCGGATGGGCATTCTGAGGGAAGAATGGGAAGAAAAGGTCATCAATAAAAAATAG
- a CDS encoding histidine phosphatase family protein: MLTLYIIRHGETEWNKAKRMQGRLDSDLTEKGRRDAKLLGERIKDIEFKRMISSPSKRTLHTAQLVRGTRQIPVETDERLMEIDLGDWQGRVESEIRDLYPAAFDAYWNRPESYESAGGESFYDVANRVASFLEDLQKTSSEGSVLIITHAVAVKALYMLCRNAAVERIWDPPFIHGTSLTILQIDQDKKEFLLEGCMAHCE; the protein is encoded by the coding sequence ATGCTGACTTTATATATCATCCGGCATGGTGAAACGGAATGGAACAAAGCGAAAAGAATGCAGGGTCGCCTGGACTCTGATTTAACGGAGAAAGGCAGACGTGATGCGAAGCTGCTTGGAGAAAGAATAAAGGATATAGAATTTAAGCGTATGATATCTTCACCGAGCAAACGGACTTTACATACAGCACAGCTTGTAAGAGGAACAAGGCAGATTCCGGTCGAAACAGATGAAAGGCTTATGGAAATAGATCTTGGTGATTGGCAGGGAAGAGTGGAAAGTGAAATAAGGGATCTTTATCCGGCTGCGTTCGATGCCTATTGGAACCGGCCGGAGTCCTATGAAAGTGCAGGAGGAGAAAGCTTTTATGATGTGGCAAACCGCGTTGCTTCCTTTCTGGAAGACTTGCAAAAGACCTCATCAGAAGGCAGTGTGCTGATTATTACCCATGCAGTTGCTGTCAAAGCTCTGTATATGCTTTGCCGCAATGCTGCTGTCGAACGCATTTGGGATCCGCCCTTCATTCATGGAACCAGCCTGACCATCCTGCAGATCGATCAGGATAAAAAGGAATTCCTCTTAGAAGGATGCATGGCTCACTGCGAATAA
- a CDS encoding ATP-binding protein yields the protein MRDVLSLPFNSEEMIVVASDNSGAIGEKEQDAVQVPYETVSYYSFRVAVMECLSAGAQPFAAALQNFCGNDAWDQLIRGIKKGADELGLKELQITGSTESNFNLLQSAIGLSVLGKRQGALPAETLIYTDDTRIAVIGSPLVGQELIEREAEAAPLELFKIINSIKDTETLPVGSKGILNELNGMFSNREFEVKDLESEVDLEKSAGPSTCFIAVFSEDKSEEIRKLAGSYFHILKRKA from the coding sequence GTGAGGGATGTCTTAAGCCTTCCTTTTAATTCTGAAGAAATGATTGTGGTAGCCAGTGATAACAGCGGAGCAATCGGCGAGAAAGAACAGGATGCTGTCCAGGTTCCTTACGAGACTGTTTCGTATTATTCCTTCCGTGTCGCTGTCATGGAATGTTTGTCAGCAGGTGCTCAGCCATTTGCTGCTGCCCTTCAGAATTTCTGCGGAAATGATGCCTGGGATCAGCTTATACGGGGCATTAAGAAGGGGGCTGATGAATTGGGTCTAAAGGAGCTGCAAATCACCGGCAGTACAGAAAGCAATTTTAACCTGCTTCAATCTGCAATAGGTTTATCTGTACTTGGCAAAAGGCAGGGAGCGCTTCCTGCTGAGACCCTAATTTATACAGATGATACAAGGATAGCGGTTATTGGTTCACCTTTGGTTGGCCAGGAGCTGATTGAGAGAGAGGCGGAGGCAGCACCCCTGGAGCTTTTTAAAATCATTAACTCCATTAAAGATACTGAGACGCTTCCAGTAGGTTCAAAAGGCATTCTGAACGAGCTGAACGGGATGTTCTCCAATAGAGAGTTTGAGGTTAAGGACCTTGAATCAGAAGTGGACTTGGAAAAATCAGCAGGCCCATCCACTTGTTTTATAGCCGTTTTTTCCGAAGATAAATCGGAAGAAATCAGGAAATTGGCAGGAAGTTATTTTCATATACTGAAAAGAAAGGCATGA
- a CDS encoding cob(I)yrinic acid a,c-diamide adenosyltransferase produces MKLYTRTGDEGKTSIIGGRVEKDDVRVEAYGTVDEVNCFVGQAMTQLDPSIFQDVLEDLEKIQHELFDCGGDLANVSKKRELKLTKESVDYLETKIDQLIEEAPKLERFILPGGAPASASIHIARTVTRRAERLVVSLKKADPETSAVALKFLNRLSDYFFALARVVNFRLNQKDVEYVRSANVFREGKRKEDKE; encoded by the coding sequence ATGAAACTTTATACACGAACTGGTGATGAGGGAAAAACAAGCATTATCGGAGGCAGGGTGGAAAAGGATGATGTAAGGGTTGAAGCATACGGAACAGTGGATGAAGTAAACTGTTTTGTAGGGCAAGCTATGACACAGCTGGATCCGTCCATTTTTCAGGATGTCCTGGAGGATCTGGAGAAGATTCAGCATGAGCTTTTTGACTGTGGCGGTGACCTTGCAAATGTTTCGAAAAAGCGGGAGCTGAAATTGACGAAGGAATCTGTAGACTATTTGGAGACTAAGATTGATCAATTGATTGAGGAAGCGCCAAAGCTTGAAAGGTTTATTCTGCCTGGGGGAGCACCTGCATCTGCATCCATTCATATTGCCAGGACAGTAACCCGGAGAGCGGAGCGGCTTGTGGTTTCACTAAAAAAAGCGGATCCGGAAACCTCTGCAGTGGCACTGAAATTCCTGAATCGTTTATCTGATTACTTCTTTGCCCTGGCAAGAGTGGTTAATTTCCGTCTTAACCAGAAAGATGTGGAGTATGTGCGCAGTGCTAATGTATTCCGTGAAGGAAAGCGCAAGGAGGATAAAGAATGA
- a CDS encoding bifunctional adenosylcobinamide kinase/adenosylcobinamide-phosphate guanylyltransferase: MHFITGGAFNGKSRWVKRLYQLDDTPHKWFSAYHGEMTGDLDQNLIVYEGIELMIKEWSQALEFEEIRDKWQEMLAKWQAWEKTAVNRKIVLIGSDISKGIVPMEAADRKWRDASGWAFQDAAAAADRVDLIWYGISQNIK; the protein is encoded by the coding sequence ATGCACTTCATTACAGGAGGCGCCTTTAACGGGAAATCCCGATGGGTAAAGAGATTATATCAATTGGATGATACTCCTCATAAATGGTTTTCAGCTTATCATGGTGAGATGACCGGCGATTTGGATCAAAACCTAATCGTCTATGAGGGAATCGAGCTGATGATTAAGGAATGGTCCCAAGCGCTGGAGTTTGAAGAGATTCGGGACAAGTGGCAGGAGATGCTGGCAAAATGGCAGGCGTGGGAAAAAACAGCTGTCAATCGAAAGATCGTTTTAATCGGATCTGATATTTCAAAAGGCATTGTTCCAATGGAAGCAGCTGACCGAAAGTGGCGGGATGCGTCAGGCTGGGCCTTTCAGGATGCCGCTGCCGCTGCAGATAGAGTTGATTTGATTTGGTATGGCATCAGTCAAAATATAAAATGA
- a CDS encoding histidine phosphatase family protein → MDDTVAVALLRHGLTEANKSHAYLGWTDSPLCPEHRDKLAAAPQDYRRIFASDLGRCMKTAAILFPDHSIEPCPEWREMHFGEWDGRTYQELKDTPAYQKWLEDPFSGVVPGGESFSAFTARVDKGWQNLTDQLLRKDMRDAAVITHGGVIRYLLGKYAPEKKNSGNGKFRLEEAMS, encoded by the coding sequence ATGGATGATACTGTGGCTGTTGCATTACTTCGTCATGGGCTGACAGAAGCCAATAAGTCCCATGCTTATCTGGGCTGGACAGACTCCCCTTTGTGTCCGGAACATAGGGATAAGCTTGCCGCGGCGCCTCAAGACTATAGAAGAATATTTGCAAGTGATTTAGGCAGATGCATGAAGACGGCAGCTATTCTTTTCCCGGATCATTCTATTGAACCATGTCCCGAATGGAGAGAAATGCATTTTGGTGAGTGGGATGGCCGGACGTATCAAGAGCTGAAAGATACCCCGGCTTATCAAAAATGGCTGGAAGATCCTTTCTCAGGGGTGGTGCCCGGAGGGGAATCCTTTTCAGCATTTACAGCAAGAGTTGATAAAGGGTGGCAAAATTTAACCGATCAATTGCTCCGGAAGGATATGCGCGATGCTGCTGTTATTACACACGGCGGAGTCATAAGATACCTTCTTGGAAAGTATGCACCGGAGAAAAAGAATTCTGGGAATGGCAAGTTCCGTTTGGAAGAGGCTATGAGCTAA
- a CDS encoding adenosylcobinamide-GDP ribazoletransferase, with amino-acid sequence MGVLLIKVKAAKTEGLGSLFQQAASKTTLSIYPIFLLAAAAAAGLAGYPAIVGFLIMVLFSILLFAFLSRKVIAWFGGMTGDVLGASVEGTEVFLWMILWLLHYFVMG; translated from the coding sequence ATGGGGGTATTGCTGATAAAAGTTAAGGCAGCCAAAACAGAGGGGCTGGGCTCATTATTTCAGCAGGCTGCTTCGAAAACCACCTTATCTATTTACCCTATCTTCCTTCTGGCCGCCGCGGCAGCTGCCGGGCTGGCAGGTTACCCGGCCATTGTTGGGTTTCTTATCATGGTTCTTTTTTCAATATTGTTATTCGCATTTTTATCAAGGAAAGTCATTGCCTGGTTTGGCGGAATGACAGGGGATGTACTTGGGGCCAGTGTGGAAGGGACGGAGGTGTTTTTATGGATGATACTGTGGCTGTTGCATTACTTCGTCATGGGCTGA
- a CDS encoding adenosylcobinamide-GDP ribazoletransferase, protein MKWLKGLLINLQFFTSIPIPMSLPMDKPHLEKAIRTFPIAGLIQGSIYAFILYAFLEWTPFSLLAAAFAVWLAGILLTGGIHLDGWMDASDAFFSYRDQKRRLEIMSDPRVGAFGVLSIIVLLGTRFLFIYEIVLLSNLYSFF, encoded by the coding sequence ATGAAATGGCTTAAAGGGTTATTGATCAACCTTCAATTTTTCACAAGCATTCCCATTCCAATGTCTCTGCCGATGGATAAGCCTCATTTGGAGAAGGCAATCAGAACCTTCCCCATAGCCGGCCTCATTCAGGGGAGCATATACGCATTTATTCTCTATGCTTTTCTTGAATGGACTCCTTTTTCACTCTTGGCTGCGGCTTTTGCCGTCTGGCTGGCCGGCATTTTGCTGACCGGCGGGATTCATCTTGATGGGTGGATGGATGCGAGCGATGCGTTCTTCTCCTATCGCGATCAGAAGAGGCGGCTGGAAATCATGAGTGATCCCCGGGTGGGGGCGTTCGGTGTGCTGTCCATCATCGTATTGCTGGGTACCCGTTTTCTATTTATCTATGAAATTGTACTTTTATCAAATCTATATTCCTTTTTTTAA